A part of Blastopirellula marina genomic DNA contains:
- a CDS encoding PVC-type heme-binding CxxCH protein, producing MKTVLCGIGLSLLLVVFGTVASAEEPNTKQRSLDAAENEAVREHIRNFDGRGAVGDFTIAAKSPAEAEKEFVTPDDVTVKAVLAEPSVRQPVCINFDERGRMWVVQYLQYPFPAGLKIVKYDEHLRAVFDKVPPAPPNHDRGADKITIHEDIDGDGNYDTQKTFVEGLNIATSALPGRGGVWILNPPYLLFYPDANQDDVPDGDPEVHLSGFGLEDTHAVANSLTWGPDGWLYAAQGSTCWATVNVLKDPSHPPVHFKGQGVWRYHPETHQFEIFAEGGGNTFAVEFDEKGRIYSGHNGGNTRGFHYVQGGYYQKSWGKHGALTNPHAYGFFPQMKHANVERFSHTLIKYESNTLPKRYQHRIIAPVPLHNYVAVSKVSPDGSTFQTEDELKVLETDDVWFRPVDIKSGPDGCVYITDWCDTRLTHVDPRDTWDRQRGRIWRIQPTEYPSQTPSDLSKLSTEQLIEKLASSNKLTRQLCQRMLREHGDPQFADRLIEKLPETNDQLALEYLWAIDALGRYEQRAAEIALVHQDPYVRMWGVRLLTPKLVESNATELISLAQKESHPEVCSQLASTAKRIPGTVGLDMATNLAKRDELASDPHLPLLTWWAIEEHADDSSLDVEMLVNSLETAKIGREVVLPRFAQRLAAEPTEVNLTRLANVLGAADEQALRQEMLTSIDTAFTGRKIEHMPEELREAIVAAANRGSSSQLALLVRAGQKEAETTAIEMIENAKTKQDQRLKLIQLLGQVGSSEARDALLRVAISSAPEAVRVTAITSLGSFEAPSIANQLVARYPQESDAIQAAIIELTTARAAAAYHLLDAVEVEQIPRTAVSVDLLENLKLHGDKKLNQRIAKLWGTTRATPDQLAAELTQTATILKTGSGNAEHGLALFKKRCANCHKLHGEGASIGPELTGYERTNLDFMLLSIVDPSAAIREEYTNYRVLTDDGRVISGFLKNQDEKTITLQNAENPELVIPRDEIEAGPVAIEKSLMPDRLLEGLSATEIRDLFAYLQSDK from the coding sequence ATGAAAACCGTACTGTGTGGCATTGGCCTATCCCTGCTCCTTGTTGTGTTCGGTACGGTGGCTTCCGCTGAAGAGCCCAATACCAAACAGCGTTCTCTCGATGCCGCCGAGAACGAGGCAGTTCGCGAACACATTCGCAACTTCGACGGACGCGGTGCGGTGGGGGATTTCACAATTGCGGCCAAGTCCCCGGCAGAAGCGGAAAAGGAATTTGTGACGCCGGATGATGTCACCGTCAAAGCAGTCCTCGCCGAACCAAGCGTTCGCCAGCCAGTCTGCATTAACTTCGACGAAAGGGGACGGATGTGGGTTGTGCAGTATCTGCAATATCCGTTTCCCGCCGGGCTCAAGATTGTGAAGTATGACGAGCACTTACGCGCCGTGTTCGACAAGGTTCCGCCCGCGCCGCCGAATCATGACCGTGGAGCAGATAAGATCACCATCCATGAAGACATCGACGGAGACGGCAACTACGACACGCAGAAGACTTTCGTCGAGGGGCTGAACATCGCGACGAGCGCTTTGCCTGGTCGCGGGGGTGTTTGGATTTTGAATCCCCCCTATCTCCTTTTCTATCCCGACGCCAATCAGGACGATGTACCGGATGGAGATCCCGAGGTCCATCTTTCAGGCTTTGGCTTGGAAGATACGCATGCGGTTGCCAACAGTTTGACTTGGGGCCCTGATGGCTGGCTGTATGCAGCTCAGGGAAGCACATGCTGGGCGACCGTCAATGTCCTGAAAGATCCTTCCCATCCGCCAGTTCACTTCAAAGGGCAGGGCGTTTGGCGTTATCACCCGGAGACGCATCAGTTCGAGATCTTCGCCGAAGGGGGTGGCAATACGTTTGCGGTCGAATTCGACGAGAAAGGGCGGATCTACTCAGGCCACAACGGAGGTAACACACGCGGCTTCCATTACGTGCAAGGTGGCTACTACCAGAAAAGCTGGGGGAAGCATGGAGCGCTGACCAATCCCCACGCTTACGGTTTTTTCCCACAGATGAAACATGCCAACGTCGAACGCTTCAGCCACACGCTGATCAAATACGAAAGCAACACACTACCCAAGCGTTACCAACACCGCATCATCGCGCCGGTCCCGCTGCACAACTACGTGGCGGTCTCGAAGGTATCTCCAGATGGTTCAACATTTCAGACAGAAGATGAACTCAAAGTGCTGGAGACGGACGATGTATGGTTCCGTCCGGTCGATATTAAATCAGGCCCCGATGGGTGCGTGTACATCACCGACTGGTGCGATACCCGCCTAACCCATGTCGATCCGCGAGATACTTGGGATCGGCAACGAGGTCGAATCTGGCGAATTCAACCCACTGAATATCCGTCCCAAACGCCCAGCGATCTCAGCAAGCTTTCAACAGAGCAGCTTATCGAGAAGCTTGCCAGCTCTAACAAGCTAACACGGCAACTATGCCAGCGAATGCTGCGTGAACATGGCGATCCTCAGTTTGCAGATCGCTTAATCGAGAAGCTGCCAGAAACCAACGATCAGTTGGCCCTGGAATATTTGTGGGCGATCGATGCCCTTGGTCGCTACGAACAACGTGCTGCCGAGATCGCACTTGTGCACCAAGATCCGTACGTGCGCATGTGGGGTGTCCGACTGTTGACGCCGAAACTGGTCGAATCGAATGCAACAGAGCTGATCTCGTTGGCACAGAAGGAGTCTCACCCGGAGGTCTGTAGCCAACTCGCCTCCACTGCCAAACGCATTCCAGGCACCGTCGGTTTGGACATGGCCACGAATCTCGCTAAAAGGGACGAATTAGCCAGCGATCCACATCTTCCACTGCTCACCTGGTGGGCGATTGAAGAACACGCCGACGACTCGTCTCTGGACGTCGAAATGCTCGTCAATTCCTTGGAAACCGCCAAGATTGGTCGCGAAGTCGTGTTGCCCAGGTTCGCTCAACGCTTGGCCGCTGAACCGACGGAAGTCAACTTAACGCGACTTGCGAACGTACTTGGCGCTGCCGATGAACAAGCGTTGCGTCAGGAAATGTTGACTTCGATCGATACCGCATTCACCGGTCGCAAGATCGAGCACATGCCTGAAGAGTTACGCGAGGCCATTGTCGCGGCAGCCAACCGAGGATCATCTTCACAACTGGCATTGCTAGTACGCGCTGGGCAAAAGGAAGCCGAAACTACGGCGATCGAGATGATCGAAAACGCCAAGACGAAGCAAGATCAGCGATTGAAACTGATTCAGCTCTTAGGCCAGGTTGGCTCCAGCGAGGCGCGGGATGCCTTGCTGCGTGTCGCCATATCTTCCGCCCCCGAAGCCGTTCGTGTCACGGCGATTACTAGCCTCGGCTCGTTCGAGGCCCCGTCAATCGCTAACCAATTGGTGGCCCGCTATCCTCAAGAGTCGGATGCAATCCAAGCGGCAATCATCGAACTGACAACTGCCCGTGCGGCGGCCGCTTATCACCTGCTCGATGCCGTCGAGGTGGAGCAAATTCCACGTACGGCGGTTTCTGTCGACCTGCTCGAAAATCTGAAGTTACATGGCGATAAGAAGCTAAACCAACGCATCGCGAAGCTATGGGGCACCACGCGTGCCACGCCAGATCAATTGGCTGCGGAGCTAACGCAGACCGCAACCATTTTGAAAACCGGAAGCGGCAACGCCGAGCATGGCCTGGCGCTTTTCAAGAAACGCTGCGCGAACTGTCACAAGCTACATGGAGAAGGAGCAAGCATTGGGCCCGAGCTTACCGGCTACGAGCGAACCAATCTCGACTTCATGCTGCTTTCGATTGTTGATCCCAGTGCTGCGATTCGGGAGGAGTACACCAACTACCGGGTGTTGACGGACGATGGGCGGGTAATTTCCGGCTTCCTCAAGAACCAGGACGAAAAAACCATCACGCTGCAGAATGCGGAGAATCCGGAACTCGTGATCCCACGCGATGAGATCGAAGCGGGCCCGGTCGCGATTGAGAAATCACTGATGCCTGACCGTCTCTTGGAAGGGCTCTCAGCTACCGAGATCCGCGATTTGTTCGCATACCTGCAAAGCGACAAGTAG
- a CDS encoding GrpB family protein: protein MTNHRLIEVVPANPAWPRAFEAETERITEVLGVLLIKAHHIGSTAVPGLAAKPIIDILLEVTDVVALDAKNRAMERLGYTPRGELGIAGRRFYLRGLIERTHHVHAFVVDSADVMRHLAFRDYLIAHPKVAEEYASLKRWCAQMCQHDNEKYCDGKQAFVVEHEQKAIAWYHENHRDRSS, encoded by the coding sequence ATGACCAACCACCGCCTGATTGAAGTCGTCCCGGCTAACCCCGCATGGCCTCGCGCGTTTGAAGCCGAGACGGAGCGCATAACAGAGGTGCTAGGCGTTCTATTGATCAAAGCTCATCACATTGGAAGCACCGCCGTTCCTGGACTCGCAGCGAAACCGATCATCGATATCTTGCTGGAAGTTACGGACGTGGTGGCGCTCGATGCGAAGAATCGCGCGATGGAGCGACTCGGCTATACGCCGCGCGGCGAATTGGGAATAGCTGGCCGCCGATTCTATCTGCGTGGCCTGATTGAAAGAACGCATCACGTGCATGCGTTCGTCGTGGATTCGGCGGACGTGATGCGGCATCTCGCGTTTCGTGATTACTTGATTGCTCATCCAAAAGTTGCTGAGGAGTATGCCAGCTTAAAGCGGTGGTGTGCCCAAATGTGCCAGCACGACAACGAAAAATATTGCGACGGCAAGCAGGCATTTGTCGTCGAGCACGAGCAGAAGGCCATCGCGTGGTATCACGAGAATCATCGTGATCGCTCGTCATAA
- a CDS encoding DUF2752 domain-containing protein: protein MTEVPTPRPLRWYERLLLGTGGLILAVLLGTAAWLTPSARGMGTHQQLGLPPCTMVQLTGMRCPSCGMTTSWSYLMKGNVVGSLKANSAGCLMGLIALVLSPWFMSSAIVGRMTVRVPGDAVLITITMLVVAVTLVDWLYRINL from the coding sequence ATGACTGAAGTTCCAACTCCCCGACCACTTCGCTGGTACGAGCGACTTTTGCTGGGGACAGGCGGACTGATCTTGGCCGTTTTGCTGGGAACAGCCGCTTGGTTAACGCCCAGCGCGCGTGGCATGGGAACCCATCAACAATTGGGGCTTCCGCCATGCACGATGGTGCAATTGACCGGCATGCGATGCCCTTCCTGCGGGATGACCACCAGTTGGTCGTACTTGATGAAGGGAAACGTGGTGGGATCGCTGAAAGCGAACTCGGCCGGCTGTTTGATGGGACTGATCGCTCTGGTACTTTCCCCTTGGTTTATGAGTTCTGCGATCGTAGGGCGAATGACCGTGCGGGTACCTGGCGACGCGGTGCTAATCACGATCACGATGTTGGTGGTCGCGGTGACACTGGTCGATTGGCTCTATCGAATCAACTTATGA
- a CDS encoding alpha/beta hydrolase, whose protein sequence is MRLLKFSLIVALCAFLTWDASSVQAQPPAATPKPTTPKPTPKPAGPRKEIPPPEAITVTTKDGVNIHATYYGSAEGKKAIPVIMLPGWERSQNDLRVLAGIMQKQGLAVVTVDLRGHGASKSVQGPGGQVTDIDLDRIRASDFETFVAQDLEAIKSFLMDENNKGNLNIEMLTIIGCDFSAIAAVNFAARDWSWPTLPSLKQGQDVKGLVLISPPRSFKGFNANQALKMPIIQNELSIMIIVGEGNRSDFSDAKRMFTSLEKFRQKRMDDPMDRTLFFAPKPNDLSGTALLADPRANCLKDILYFTNTHLAELQANDPWHDRSTPLK, encoded by the coding sequence ATGCGTTTGCTTAAATTCTCGCTAATCGTCGCTCTGTGCGCCTTTTTGACCTGGGATGCCTCCAGCGTTCAAGCTCAGCCGCCAGCAGCAACTCCGAAGCCGACCACACCGAAGCCCACGCCCAAACCGGCCGGGCCGCGGAAGGAAATCCCACCACCGGAAGCGATTACGGTGACCACCAAGGATGGCGTCAACATCCATGCTACCTACTACGGTAGTGCCGAAGGAAAGAAGGCGATCCCGGTGATCATGTTGCCCGGTTGGGAACGCAGCCAGAACGACTTACGTGTTCTAGCGGGGATTATGCAGAAACAAGGACTGGCTGTCGTGACCGTTGACCTTCGCGGTCACGGAGCGAGCAAATCCGTTCAAGGACCTGGCGGGCAGGTTACCGACATCGATCTCGACCGAATTCGCGCTAGCGACTTCGAGACCTTCGTTGCCCAAGACTTGGAAGCGATTAAGAGCTTCCTGATGGATGAAAACAACAAGGGCAATCTCAACATCGAGATGCTGACGATCATCGGTTGCGATTTCAGCGCGATTGCTGCCGTGAATTTCGCTGCCCGCGATTGGAGCTGGCCAACGCTTCCCTCGCTGAAGCAGGGACAAGACGTGAAAGGGCTGGTTCTGATCTCGCCGCCGCGAAGCTTTAAAGGCTTCAATGCGAATCAGGCACTGAAGATGCCCATTATCCAGAATGAACTGTCGATCATGATCATTGTCGGTGAAGGCAACCGAAGTGACTTCTCCGATGCCAAGCGAATGTTCACTTCGCTCGAGAAGTTTCGACAAAAACGAATGGACGATCCCATGGATCGCACCCTCTTCTTTGCTCCGAAGCCGAACGACCTGTCAGGCACCGCCTTACTGGCCGACCCTCGGGCTAACTGCTTGAAGGACATCCTTTACTTCACCAACACGCATCTAGCGGAACTGCAAGCCAACGATCCTTGGCATGACCGCTCGACGCCGCTGAAATAG
- a CDS encoding LysM peptidoglycan-binding domain-containing protein gives MNGDSKFLTLAALGVIGLGSAMPYWSAWTAPPQAPPEATAANEAVQTQRAEPNFDAQHYWDQQVSRPDVVTLTPRPETAMGLDNPAQIPALSVAIEQPNRAPAQPILADVPINQVGSVSLATRVEAMDAPSSASRAVVPIEIPGSAQPLPPSVTSPVITTRQVMKPQLPETQVQQQFTPLPRIAPPNHGTSNSGSPITREHRVRDGDSLESIAEKYLGDPLLADAIYQANRSQLDSPDLLPIGVKLRIPSGSPVAQADQAAPQLRPMTKMKPIQSTGDRLPGGDQPWTTLAPPGI, from the coding sequence ATGAATGGCGATTCCAAATTTTTGACCCTGGCCGCACTCGGAGTGATCGGACTTGGGTCAGCCATGCCCTATTGGTCGGCATGGACAGCTCCTCCTCAGGCGCCCCCTGAGGCAACTGCCGCGAATGAAGCGGTGCAAACACAACGGGCCGAACCGAACTTCGATGCCCAACATTATTGGGACCAGCAAGTCTCTCGTCCCGATGTCGTTACGTTGACTCCTCGCCCGGAAACGGCGATGGGGCTCGACAATCCAGCCCAGATTCCGGCCTTATCGGTCGCAATCGAGCAGCCGAATCGGGCCCCGGCTCAGCCAATTCTGGCTGATGTTCCAATCAACCAAGTTGGCAGCGTGAGCCTGGCAACACGCGTTGAAGCGATGGACGCCCCAAGTTCGGCCAGTCGCGCAGTCGTTCCGATCGAAATCCCAGGTTCGGCTCAACCGCTACCTCCTTCGGTGACTTCGCCGGTGATTACTACGCGGCAAGTCATGAAGCCCCAACTGCCAGAAACGCAAGTTCAACAGCAGTTCACTCCCCTGCCCCGCATTGCCCCGCCAAATCACGGGACGAGCAATAGCGGTTCACCAATAACGCGGGAGCACCGCGTACGCGATGGAGATAGCTTGGAGTCAATCGCCGAGAAGTACCTCGGCGATCCGCTCCTCGCGGATGCCATCTATCAGGCCAATCGTTCGCAACTTGATTCGCCCGACCTATTGCCGATTGGCGTCAAGCTGAGGATTCCGTCTGGCAGCCCTGTGGCTCAAGCAGACCAAGCCGCACCACAACTGCGGCCGATGACAAAGATGAAGCCGATCCAATCAACTGGGGATCGGCTGCCTGGGGGCGACCAGCCTTGGACAACCCTCGCGCCGCCTGGGATCTAA
- the secD gene encoding protein translocase subunit SecD: MQKSCTIFAVMLVLTLTVTLLTGVDFGLDAGGSSWLGSTAMAQTVPAGDATGPTIEVTPVQAQASESEGYTTFNVLAVIALTIVLPYFLGAWIAKAIRLPDLSQRLGITLASLVCSIAICVLLWPPRFGIDLQGGIILIYEVDEEASLDLLATNAAASGNTSVLEQTNAARLKEGTAQLIQQLQKRINPSGVSEVVIRPYGENQVEVQIPLAESADLDSIKRRITKAGVLDFLILANSQDHDFLMTRAQDESQYGVTYVTDREGNRIGRWVRVEKDRAGAVGNYNPTSTDMTPMINESRHMVRGGGPGQTLEALMKVEPPEYQLSGSHLNGASVTRDEYGSPAISFSFNVDGTNRMGHLSQNNLTEPNIPRQLGIVMDNVLISAPRINAVITDSGIITGDFSQQEASDLAQVLRAGKLPVVLRKEPISEQTISATLGDDTVRKGKIAIGISLIAVLIFMVIYYRVAGVVACFALLFNLLLIMAVLIPIADLTLPGIAGLVLTVGMSVDANVLIFERIREELKGGATLRVALNNGFSKAMSTIVDANITTLITAAVLYRIGTDQVRGFGVTLFIGILMSMFTAIYVSRGIFEILERKRIIKSLSFMPSASSIGYDFIGKQKVAAIVSVVVILVGLIGVGARGKTIFDIDFNGGSSVQIYLNEPMPISEVRSKLTGVLPDLSVSAVTLEGSEDRIYKVDTSLAEYGELGKVLMTDRKGKSAEVDLSGLNSLNQIIKKLDAADVEIAVTPNVDSDGIEFTDATNSSEGEMSVKNVDDKTNTASNLKMNFSTDALRYNTGMIPAGVDVVQDKIEEVFTGPNGESLLVMHNMDFTPPTGEAASSSPEATDKPETSPTTTEAPMEEKPAAPEGDEQSFLAPVSSKLLAMLPWQLAFDAVLLQDEEAPEEPPMEEAKPADEKPAEEAPAEEKPADEPPAEEKPMEEQPAEPMAEPMPMTEPAPMAETSAESPMTEAPATEAQATETPAEETPTSEVPAGSMFNEEAAPEKPRFATETELTFDEGISADTVRSLIDLAADDLAVARPEVALLDKDGNLLPMDSRVSQEKWAIKMSTSPAESAKILEKMSVKLDATPVWPSSSKIGSKVAGDMQTMAVSAILFCLIGIVGYIWFRFQSVAFGLAAVVALVHDVLVTLGFIALSLWMAPALGFLQVTEFKISLPVVAAFLTIIGYSLNDTIVIFDRIREVRGKDPHLTPEMVNLSVNQTLGRTLLTSLTTLIVVMILYFIGGEGIHSFAFSLVIGVIAGTYSTIFIACPVLLWLMNRDQGKAKA; the protein is encoded by the coding sequence ATGCAGAAGAGTTGCACGATTTTTGCTGTCATGCTCGTGCTGACGCTGACTGTCACTTTGTTGACGGGCGTCGATTTCGGGCTGGACGCTGGCGGAAGTTCGTGGCTAGGCTCGACCGCAATGGCACAAACCGTGCCGGCCGGCGATGCCACTGGGCCAACGATCGAAGTCACTCCAGTTCAAGCACAAGCTTCCGAATCCGAAGGGTACACAACGTTCAACGTCTTGGCGGTTATCGCTTTGACGATTGTGCTTCCTTATTTCTTGGGCGCCTGGATCGCCAAGGCAATTCGCTTGCCCGATCTCAGCCAACGGCTGGGGATCACGCTGGCCAGCTTGGTCTGTAGCATCGCGATCTGCGTTTTGTTGTGGCCGCCTCGTTTCGGTATCGACCTTCAAGGTGGGATCATTCTGATTTACGAAGTCGACGAAGAAGCCAGCTTGGACTTGCTGGCGACCAACGCGGCTGCTTCCGGCAACACCTCTGTGCTTGAGCAAACCAATGCTGCTCGCTTGAAGGAAGGTACCGCCCAGCTGATTCAACAGCTGCAAAAGCGTATCAACCCATCCGGTGTTTCCGAAGTTGTCATCCGCCCTTATGGCGAGAACCAGGTTGAAGTCCAGATTCCGTTGGCGGAGTCCGCTGATCTCGACTCAATCAAACGCCGGATTACCAAAGCGGGTGTGCTCGACTTCTTGATCTTGGCCAACAGCCAGGACCATGACTTCTTGATGACGCGTGCCCAGGACGAATCGCAATACGGTGTCACCTATGTCACCGATCGCGAAGGCAATCGCATTGGTCGTTGGGTGCGTGTTGAAAAGGATCGTGCGGGTGCGGTTGGTAACTACAATCCGACCTCGACCGACATGACTCCGATGATCAACGAAAGCCGCCACATGGTTCGTGGTGGTGGTCCTGGTCAGACGCTGGAAGCATTGATGAAGGTTGAGCCACCTGAATATCAACTCAGCGGTAGCCACCTCAATGGTGCTTCGGTGACGCGTGACGAATATGGTTCGCCAGCGATTTCGTTCAGCTTCAATGTGGACGGTACCAATCGCATGGGGCACCTTTCGCAAAACAATCTGACCGAACCGAACATTCCGCGTCAGCTGGGTATCGTGATGGATAACGTCCTGATCTCGGCTCCGCGAATCAATGCGGTGATTACCGATAGCGGTATCATAACCGGCGATTTCAGTCAGCAAGAAGCTTCAGATCTGGCCCAGGTGTTGCGTGCCGGTAAATTGCCAGTTGTGCTTCGTAAAGAGCCGATCAGCGAGCAAACGATCAGTGCCACGCTGGGTGACGACACGGTCCGCAAGGGTAAGATCGCCATTGGGATCTCGTTGATCGCCGTGTTGATCTTCATGGTTATTTATTACCGTGTTGCTGGTGTGGTCGCGTGTTTCGCTCTGCTGTTCAACCTGCTGTTGATCATGGCCGTGTTGATTCCGATCGCTGACCTCACGCTGCCAGGTATCGCTGGTTTGGTGTTGACCGTCGGTATGTCGGTCGACGCGAATGTGCTGATTTTCGAGCGTATCCGCGAAGAACTCAAAGGTGGTGCCACGCTGCGAGTTGCCTTGAATAACGGTTTCTCGAAAGCGATGTCGACCATTGTCGATGCCAACATCACCACCTTGATCACGGCTGCCGTGCTTTACCGCATCGGTACCGATCAGGTTCGTGGGTTCGGTGTGACGTTGTTCATCGGTATCTTGATGAGTATGTTCACCGCGATCTATGTTTCGCGAGGCATCTTCGAGATCTTGGAACGTAAACGCATTATCAAGTCGTTGAGCTTCATGCCTTCGGCTTCGAGTATTGGTTACGACTTCATCGGCAAGCAGAAGGTCGCCGCGATTGTTTCGGTGGTCGTCATTCTAGTTGGCTTGATTGGTGTGGGAGCTCGTGGCAAGACGATTTTTGACATCGACTTCAACGGTGGTTCTTCCGTTCAGATTTACCTGAACGAACCGATGCCAATCTCGGAAGTACGTAGCAAGCTGACCGGTGTTTTGCCTGACCTTTCCGTCAGTGCCGTCACGCTGGAAGGTTCGGAAGATCGGATCTACAAGGTCGATACTTCGCTGGCCGAATACGGCGAGCTGGGTAAGGTATTGATGACCGACCGCAAAGGTAAGTCGGCTGAAGTTGATCTGTCGGGGTTGAACTCGTTGAATCAGATCATCAAGAAGCTGGACGCCGCCGATGTCGAAATTGCCGTCACGCCAAACGTCGATTCCGATGGAATCGAGTTCACTGACGCGACCAATTCCTCGGAAGGGGAGATGTCGGTCAAGAACGTGGACGACAAGACCAACACGGCCAGCAACCTGAAGATGAACTTCAGCACCGACGCACTGCGTTACAACACCGGCATGATTCCTGCCGGCGTCGACGTGGTGCAAGACAAGATTGAAGAAGTCTTTACTGGTCCTAACGGCGAAAGCTTGTTGGTGATGCATAACATGGACTTCACGCCACCAACTGGCGAAGCAGCAAGCAGCTCTCCTGAAGCGACCGACAAGCCGGAGACTTCTCCGACGACGACCGAAGCTCCGATGGAAGAGAAGCCAGCCGCTCCTGAAGGTGACGAACAGTCATTCCTTGCTCCGGTTTCTTCTAAGTTGTTGGCGATGCTGCCGTGGCAACTCGCCTTCGACGCGGTTCTTCTGCAAGACGAAGAAGCCCCCGAAGAGCCTCCCATGGAAGAAGCTAAGCCTGCAGACGAAAAGCCTGCGGAAGAAGCTCCTGCGGAGGAGAAGCCTGCAGACGAGCCACCGGCTGAAGAAAAACCGATGGAAGAGCAACCTGCCGAACCAATGGCCGAGCCGATGCCAATGACGGAGCCTGCTCCGATGGCGGAAACCTCGGCAGAGTCGCCTATGACGGAAGCTCCAGCGACCGAAGCTCAGGCTACTGAGACTCCGGCCGAAGAGACTCCGACAAGCGAGGTTCCAGCGGGCAGCATGTTCAATGAAGAAGCCGCGCCAGAGAAGCCGCGTTTCGCAACGGAAACGGAGCTGACCTTCGACGAAGGAATCAGTGCCGACACGGTGCGTTCGTTGATCGATCTGGCGGCGGATGATTTGGCTGTCGCTCGACCGGAAGTTGCTTTGCTGGACAAGGACGGCAATCTGTTGCCTATGGATAGCCGTGTCAGCCAAGAGAAGTGGGCGATCAAGATGTCGACGTCGCCGGCTGAATCGGCCAAGATCTTGGAGAAGATGAGCGTCAAGCTTGATGCGACTCCGGTTTGGCCTTCCTCCAGCAAGATCGGTAGCAAGGTTGCTGGTGACATGCAGACGATGGCGGTCTCGGCTATTCTGTTCTGCTTGATCGGTATTGTGGGCTACATTTGGTTCCGTTTCCAAAGCGTGGCCTTCGGTCTCGCTGCCGTGGTGGCCTTGGTGCACGACGTCCTCGTGACGCTGGGCTTCATTGCGTTGAGCCTGTGGATGGCTCCTGCGTTGGGCTTCCTGCAAGTGACCGAGTTCAAGATCAGCTTGCCGGTTGTGGCCGCGTTTCTGACGATCATCGGTTACTCGCTGAACGATACGATCGTGATCTTCGACCGTATCCGCGAAGTCCGTGGTAAGGATCCTCATCTGACGCCAGAGATGGTCAACCTGAGCGTGAACCAGACGCTTGGACGTACCTTGTTGACCTCGCTCACGACGTTGATCGTGGTCATGATTCTGTACTTCATCGGTGGTGAAGGCATCCACAGCTTTGCCTTCTCGCTGGTGATCGGCGTGATTGCTGGTACGTACAGCACGATCTTCATCGCGTGCCCAGTACTGCTGTGGTTGATGAATCGCGATCAAGGTAAAGCCAAGGCTTAA
- the yajC gene encoding preprotein translocase subunit YajC produces MIDLTALPILILAQGGDDMSGLLSYLPLLAIPVLAYFMMIRPEQKKAAEAKKMLEGIKKNDRVETIGGIIATVVSVKKDQQEVVLRLDDKSGTEMRVRTRAIAGVLSRDGKSSDNAES; encoded by the coding sequence ATGATTGATTTGACGGCATTGCCGATTCTCATCTTGGCTCAAGGCGGCGACGATATGAGTGGCCTGTTGAGCTATCTACCTCTTCTTGCCATTCCTGTGCTGGCTTACTTCATGATGATTCGGCCCGAGCAAAAGAAGGCTGCCGAAGCCAAAAAGATGCTCGAAGGAATCAAGAAGAATGATCGCGTGGAGACGATCGGAGGGATCATCGCCACCGTGGTCAGTGTCAAGAAGGACCAGCAAGAGGTCGTACTGCGTCTGGATGATAAGTCGGGCACGGAGATGCGGGTTCGTACGCGAGCGATCGCCGGTGTGCTTTCGAGAGATGGCAAATCGAGTGATAACGCCGAATCTTAG